One window from the genome of Candidatus Zixiibacteriota bacterium encodes:
- the rpmB gene encoding 50S ribosomal protein L28, with translation MAKVCDICGKRPMFGHNVSHAHNLTNRRFNPNLHRVRAKVGTKIKRIRVCSSCLKAGKVIKAPRRPSVA, from the coding sequence GTGGCGAAAGTTTGCGATATCTGTGGGAAGAGGCCGATGTTCGGTCATAACGTCTCCCATGCCCATAACCTGACCAATCGCAGGTTTAACCCGAATCTTCATAGAGTCCGGGCCAAAGTCGGCACCAAAATCAAACGCATCAGGGTCTGCTCATCCTGTTTGAAAGCCGGCAAAGTAATCAAAGCTCCCCGGCGCCCCTCGGTAGCATAG